The genomic stretch CCGCAACGCGGAGGCATGGGATCGCGCGGGCGCGGGCCTCGATGCGGGCCCCGTGGAGCGGCTCGCCCCGGAGCGGCTCGCCGGCCTTCTCGCCAGCCTCCTGGAGGACGGCGCCCGCAGGGCGTCCCTCTCCTCGGCGGGCATGGCACATGTCGACTGCCGCGGGGCGGCGCGGGTCGCCGACGCATTGACGGAGGGAGGGCGGCATGCCGCGTGAACGGTATCCGGAGATGGTGCTGCGCGGCGAACGCATCCTTCTCCGCCCGATGCGGGAGGAGGACGCGGAGGCGGTGGTGCGCTGGAGGAGCGATCCCGCAGTGCGCCGCTGGTTCTTCTCGACGGATCCGATCACGATCGAGTCCCACCTCGCCTGGTTCAGGAGGGAGAAACCGGACCGGATCGATTACGTCATCGTCCTCGAAAAGACGGGGCGTCCGATCGGCACGGTGAGCTTCATAAAGTTCGACCGCCGGGCGCGCACCGCGCAGGACGGAACGATGATCGGGGAGCCCGCCCTGTGGGGAAAGGGGTACGGGCGCGAGGCGCTCCTCCTTTGGCTCTCCTTCGGTTTCGAACGGCTCGGCCTCAGGAGCATCGACGCACAGGTCAAGATATCGAACGAGAGGAGCGCCCGGCTGCTCGAGCGGCTCGGTTTCTCGACGACGGGAAGGATGCACACGGAGAGGGGGGAGGAGTTTTTCGCGATGACGCTCACGCGCGACGAGGCGGAGCGGCGCGGGATCGTCGCGCCCTCCGGAGGGGAAACGCAATGAGGACTGAGGCCGCCTGCATCAGGATCGCGGGGAGGAGGATCGGCGCGGGCCATCCCGCCTACCTCGTCGCCGAGCTCTCCGCCAACCACCGCGGCAGTTTCGAGGAGGCGGCGGCGCTCGTCCTCGCCGCGCGCGAGGCGGGCGCCGACGCGGTGAAGCTGCAAACCTACACGCCGGACACCATCACCATCGACTGCGACGGGGAGGCGTTCCGGCACCGCGCCGGCTCCCTCTGGACCGGGAGGACGC from Chlamydiota bacterium encodes the following:
- a CDS encoding GNAT family N-acetyltransferase encodes the protein MPRERYPEMVLRGERILLRPMREEDAEAVVRWRSDPAVRRWFFSTDPITIESHLAWFRREKPDRIDYVIVLEKTGRPIGTVSFIKFDRRARTAQDGTMIGEPALWGKGYGREALLLWLSFGFERLGLRSIDAQVKISNERSARLLERLGFSTTGRMHTERGEEFFAMTLTRDEAERRGIVAPSGGETQ